Part of the Desulfobacterales bacterium genome, CATTATTCCCCGGCTGCTGGTGCTGATCGTGATGGTGGGAATTTTATCCGCCGCCATTTCAACCATTGATTCCATCCTCCTCAGCCTGGCCTCCATGTGCACCCGGGATCTGCTGAAGAACGGCTTTAAGGCGGATCTGTCTGAAAAATCGGAGTTAAGAGCCGGAAAATACATCATTCCGGTTCTGGCCGCCATATTTTTTGTTTTCGCTTATTGGGCCCAGGGCAAAAAAGGCCTGGCTTTCATGATCGCACCGCTTTCTGCAGCAGCCTCAGCCGGATTGCTGATGGCGGTTCCAGCCATTGTTGGGGCCTTTTTCTGGCGCAGAGCCACTGCAGCCGGGGCCTTAAGCAGCATGATTATGGGAGCCGTTCTGGTTCTGTTTCTGCAATTTACGGGTTCTAAACCGTTGGGGATCTGGCCCGGGGTGTGGGGATTTATGGTTTGTACCGTATTGTTTGTGGGGGTCAGCCTCATGACCCGCGCGCCAGAGGAAAAAGCACAAATTTTTATGGATTATTTGGATGAAACCCTTCCCCGGCACCGATTTCTATAAATCTGAATAGGCTCAAGGTGGATAGGCTGTAGAATGAACGCGACACATGTAAAAAAAGAAAATCAGGGCGCCAAGACTTCTCTTCGCGGCCGTCTCACCCAGCTTGAGAAGTTATGTGAGCACCAGAAGCAAACCATTGCCGAACTGCTGGAAAGCAAAAAAAGACACCGGGCTGTTCTGGACAACATCGAAGAAGGATATTTCGAAGTCGACCTTGCCGGCAATATGCTTTTCTTTAACGATTCCCTGTGTAGAATAACCGGATATACACGGGAGACCCTGATGGGGGTAAACAACCGCGAGTACACCACTCCCGAAACTTCAGAACGGATGTATAAGGTTTTTAACAGCATTTATCGCACCGGCAATCCCGTCGACATTACGGACTATGAGATCATCAAAAGGGATGGAACCCGGTGTTTCCTGGAGCTGTCAACCTCCCTTATCCTGAACACGGCGATGCAGCCGATCGGTTTCAGGGGTGTCGCCAGGGATGTCAGCGAAAGGAAACAGGCGATAGAGACGCTGCGCAAGAGCGAGGAAAAATTTAAAAAACTCTATGACGAATCGAAACGGTCGGAAGAATTATACCGTTCGTTGCTACAGTCATCCGCCGATGCCATAGTCATCTGCGGCCTCGATGCGAAGACAATTTACATCAGCCCGGCTTTTACCCGGATTTTCGGCTGGAAGTTAAACGAACTCGTCGGGAAGCCGTTACCGTTCATTTCGGCCACCGATGTTGACGTTACCCATGCGGCCATCCAGCAGATTATTGAGACCGGGAAGAGTGTCCAAAACCTGGCAACACGGACGACCACAAAGCATCAATGCTTTGTCGACATCAATATCAGCGGCTCCCGTTATAACGATCATGAGAGCCGACCGGCTGGAATACTCCTTATCATTCGGGACACATCCGCCCAAAAAAAACTGGAAGACCAGTTGTTGCATTCCCAGAAGATGGAGGCCATCGGCACACTGGCCGGCGGGATCGCACATGATTTTAACAATCTTCTGATGGGCATTCAAGGACGTACTTCCTTGATTCTGATGAACGGCGATACGTCTCCCCGGGCATATGAGCACCTGAAAGGGATCGAGGATTACGTAAAAAATGCGGCTGATCTGACCCGACAGATTTTGGGGTTTGCCCGGGGAGGCAAATACGAGGTCAAAACGATAAATTTAAATGAATTGATTTCAAAAAGTGCCAACATGTTCGGACGTACCAAAAAAGAGATCAACATTGAAACAAAATTTCAAGCGGATGTCTGGACGGTGGAAGTGGATCCGGGTCAAATCGAACAGGCCCTGTTGAATATGTATGTCAATGCCTGGCAGGCAATGCCCGGCGGCGGGACCTTGAGTCTTGAAACCAAAAACCTGACATTGGACGACGCTTTCACCGCACCCTATCAGGTGAAATCCGGAGAATACGTCATGGTCAGCGTAACGGATACCGGTGAGGGCATTGATAAAAACATTCAAAAGCGCATATTCGACCCCTTCTTTACCACCAAAGAAGTGGGGCGGGGAACCGGCCTTGGGCTTTCCTCCACCTATGGAATCATCCAAAACCACAACGGCATTATTGAAGTGAACAGCATCAAGGGTGAAGGGACCACTTTCAACATTTATCTGCCGGCATCCGATAGCAGCATCGTCAGAGAAAACCAAACGATGGGGTCCATTTTAATGGGAAACGAAACGATCCTTCTCGTTGACGATGAAGAAATGATTGTGGAAATCGGCGAAGAGATCCTCGAAAAGCTGGGCTACACGGTACTATCGGCGCGCAGCGGACAGGAGTCCATAGAAATATACCAGAAAAACAAAGAAGCAATCAACCTGATCATCCTGGATATGATCATGCCCGGCATGAGCGGTAAAGAAACCTATGAAGCTCTCAAGGGCTTGAATTCCGGAGTAAAAATATTGCTTTCGAGCGGATACAGCATGAAGGATCAGACCACCCGAATCCTGGAAAACGGCTGCGATGGTTTTATTCAAAAACCATTCAGCATTAAAGATCTGTCGCGCAAATTGCGGGAAATTTTGGATCAGAAAGGGGAATGTGAATGAGCGAAGTTCGACTGGATGACGGCACCATAAAGGTTGACGGGGAGTGGATGACAGCCGCGGATTTAACCGGCCGTATACAAGAAAAAATGCAGGCCGGTGATATGAAATTCACAAAACTTGCGTCTGCGCTGGAGGAACTGAATACCGCCCTGGAAAATTCACACCCCCTGAAAATCCGGCTGGTTATAACCCAGGATGATTATAAAAAGTTGAAAGCGTTCGGCGGGACGGACGACCGGGAAAGCGTTCGCAAATCCGTCATGGCATTTATAGGTGCTGGGGCGAACACCGCTCCGGCAGCCTCTCAACCGAAAAAGGTTGCCATTAAATGCCCCCAATGCATGTCGCCGATAGAGATTACGTCGGATGAAAGGCCGTTAATTGTTGAATGTAAAAGTTGCGGCACCAGCGGTCGGTTGACAGCTCAGAACAGATGGTCCAAGCTCGACCCGCAATAAGTTTACCCGACAGCGTGAAAACATAACGTGAAACCTTTCTGTTAAATCCCGGACAGTCACTCTGCCGCTTATTTCAGCAGCTTTTTGGCTATGGGTTCAAGCCACACGTCCCGGCCGAATGTTTCAGCCAGCTTCTGCGACAGCAACTCCATTGCCGTCGCATCCTTTGTTTCAACAACAAGGTCGGTTTCGTCCAGTGTCATCAGTTTTCCGTATTGCTGAATCACATCACCGGCCTGATGAACGTCAACGGTGAACCAGCCCTTCATCTGGTGCAATAATTCTTCCCCGCGCATCGGACGTTCGATTTCCAGGTCAACGCGGCGATGTTTTGCCATCCACCCCAAAACAGCCGGCTTTTTAATCACCGGTCGAACCGGGTCGTGCACGGCAGCACATTTGAACCATAAAAGCGCTCTTTCCATTTAACCTCCTTTTATTGAGTTGCCCGGCAAAGCTAATAAACCGCACTTATTCTTGTCAAGTTAAAATCATGCGGTCATCATTTCTTAGTCGGTTAAATTAGGTTAAAAGTATATAATACTGGTATAGACTGTTTGACAATGGATATTCATATGGGGTATTTTATCACTGTTCATATTGTTTGTATAAAAGAAAGATTTAAGTCAGGCCTGAGAAAGCGGTTTCGTCTAATCAAAATTAATAGAAGCGAACTATCAATGAAGTCAAAATCATGTGGGGAAAAATAATGGAAGACCGATGGCTTTCCGTGGATGAGATTGCGGATCATCTCGGCATCAAGCGGGATACGGTTTACAAGTGGATCAGCGAACGGCAGATGCCGGGTCACAAGATCGGTCGGCTCTGGAAGTTCAACAAGAAAGAAGTGGACGAATGGGTGAAGTCGGGCGGAGCCGGCGAAAAGGAGCAAGCTGGATGAATAATAACCAAAAAGATAAGATCGAGATTCTACGAATCATCGGGGGGATGCGTACTGAACTCGCCGAGCGGTTCACTGTGAAACGTATCGGTGTTTTCGGATCGTTTGCCAGAGGCGATGAAAGACTTGAAAGCGATGTGGATATTGTTGTGGAGTTGGCGGACCCGACGTTTGATCATTACATGGATCTTAAGTTTCATTTAGAAGAGGTTTTAAGGCGTCCGGTGGATTTGGTGATGGCCGATACGGTCAAGCCTCGCCTTAAGCCGATCATCGAACGGGAGATCGTCTATGCATAGGGACGCACGTCTTTATCTGGACGATATCCTGGAAGCCATCGGCAAAATACGTGATTACACCGCCGGAATGGGATATGCCGCCTTTACGGCTGATGCCAAAACCCAGGATGCAGTAATCCGA contains:
- a CDS encoding PAS domain S-box protein: MNATHVKKENQGAKTSLRGRLTQLEKLCEHQKQTIAELLESKKRHRAVLDNIEEGYFEVDLAGNMLFFNDSLCRITGYTRETLMGVNNREYTTPETSERMYKVFNSIYRTGNPVDITDYEIIKRDGTRCFLELSTSLILNTAMQPIGFRGVARDVSERKQAIETLRKSEEKFKKLYDESKRSEELYRSLLQSSADAIVICGLDAKTIYISPAFTRIFGWKLNELVGKPLPFISATDVDVTHAAIQQIIETGKSVQNLATRTTTKHQCFVDINISGSRYNDHESRPAGILLIIRDTSAQKKLEDQLLHSQKMEAIGTLAGGIAHDFNNLLMGIQGRTSLILMNGDTSPRAYEHLKGIEDYVKNAADLTRQILGFARGGKYEVKTINLNELISKSANMFGRTKKEINIETKFQADVWTVEVDPGQIEQALLNMYVNAWQAMPGGGTLSLETKNLTLDDAFTAPYQVKSGEYVMVSVTDTGEGIDKNIQKRIFDPFFTTKEVGRGTGLGLSSTYGIIQNHNGIIEVNSIKGEGTTFNIYLPASDSSIVRENQTMGSILMGNETILLVDDEEMIVEIGEEILEKLGYTVLSARSGQESIEIYQKNKEAINLIILDMIMPGMSGKETYEALKGLNSGVKILLSSGYSMKDQTTRILENGCDGFIQKPFSIKDLSRKLREILDQKGECE
- a CDS encoding helix-turn-helix domain-containing protein; protein product: MEDRWLSVDEIADHLGIKRDTVYKWISERQMPGHKIGRLWKFNKKEVDEWVKSGGAGEKEQAG
- a CDS encoding nucleotidyltransferase family protein, whose product is MNNNQKDKIEILRIIGGMRTELAERFTVKRIGVFGSFARGDERLESDVDIVVELADPTFDHYMDLKFHLEEVLRRPVDLVMADTVKPRLKPIIEREIVYA